The sequence below is a genomic window from Streptosporangium lutulentum.
CTCCTCGTTGCTGGATTGCTTCGTCCCTATGCTACTCGCCAGTAACAACCTGGGCGCGACCAGGTGCCCGATGAACGCGGGACGGGACGAACGGGAAAGTAGATTGTTTCCTGCAGGCGTGCGCGGATCGGGGGTCGCGTCCCGCCGACGCGTCCAGAATGCGAGAAGAAAGCATCTCTGGCAGATTTGGAGAACGCTTTCCTGGAGGTTTTCTGTGGCCACGCTTGAGGATGTCGCCCGGCACGCGGGTGTCTCACTCGCCACGGCGTCGCGAGTGCTCAACGGAAGCACCCGGCAGGTGGGAGCCTCCCTGCGCGTCAAGGTGGAGCTGGCCGCCGCCCAGCTCGGCTACCGGACCAACCTGGCCGCGCAGACCCTGGCCAAGGGGGCCAGCAACGTGATCGGGCTGGTCGTCCACGACCTCACCGACCCCTACTTCGCCGCTCTCGCGGACGGGGCCATGCGGGTGGCCGAGAGTCAGGAGCTCATGGTCATGGTCGGTACCACGCATCGCGACGCCGAACGGGAGATCGCCTACGTCTCGACCCTGAACGCGCAGCGGGTCTGCGCCGTGCTGCTCGCCGGATCCAGGATCGCCGACCCCCATGTGACCCGCAGGCTCCGAGAGGAGCTCGATCGTTACCGGGACACCGGCGGGCGGGTGGCCTGCGTGGGCCAGGACCTGCTGGGCGTGAACACGGTGGCGCCGAGCAACCACGAAGGCGCCGCCGCGCTGGCCCGGGCCCTCGCCGGACTGGGACACCGGCGCTTCGCCGTGCTCGCCGGTCCTGTCGGGCTGATCACGGCCCGGGACAGGCTGGCGGGGTTCACCGGGGCGCTCGACGAGCTCGGCCTGCCCGCACCGCAGATCGTTCAGGGTTCCTTCGACCGGGACGGCGGTTACGCGGCGGCGTCCCAGGTGTCCGACGCCACCTGCGTGTTCGCGGTCAACGACGTGATGGCGGTGGGCGCGCTGGCGGCCTTCAGGGATCGGGGGATCAGGGTGCCCGACGACGTCTCGGTGGCGGGGTTCGACGACATCGCCACGCTGCGGGACCTGGTTCCGGCGCTGTCCACCGTACGGCTGCCGCTGGCGTACATGGGGGCCCGCGCGCTGGAGCTGGCCCTGGGGGAGCCCGGGGGAGCGCAGGTGGAGTCCGTGGCCGGAGAGGTCGTCCTGCGGGAGAGCACGCGGGGGCCGGCCTTCTGACCGGCCCGCCGCGTCAGCCCGCGATGAGCTCGCCGAACCTGGTCCTGACCCTGGTCAGGACCTCGTCGGGGTCGGCGGCCCACACGTCGGCGTTGAAGATCTCCACCTCGATGTCCCCGGTGTAGCCCGCCTCGGCCACGGCCCCGGTCAGCGGGGCGAAGTCGATCACACCGTCGCCCATCACGCCCCGGCCGAGCAACACGTCGGGCGGGAGGGGGGACAGGAAGTCGCAGACCTGGTAGCTCGCGATCCGCTCACCCGCCCTGGCGATCTGCTGGAACACCTGCGGGTCCCACCAGACATGGAAGGTGTCGACGACGACGCCGACCTGCGCGGACGGGTACGGCTCCGCGAGGTCGAGGGCCTGGCCGAGCGTGGAGAGCACGGCCCGGTCGGCGCAGTACATCGGGTGGAGCGGTTCCAGGGCCAGCCTGACCCCGCGCTCGCCCGCGTACGGCGCCAGCACGGCCAGCGCCTCGGCGACCCGATCCCGTGCCCCGGGCAGGTCGCGGGAGATCGCGCCCAGAGGCTCGCCGGGCACCACCCCCGGCAGGCCGCCGACGACCATGACCAGGCACGCGGCGCCGAGCTCGGCCGCCTCGTCGATCGCCCTGCGGTTGTCGTCCAGGGACTCCCGGCCGCCGGAGGTGAGGAAGCCGCCCCGGCACAGGGACGACACCCGGAGCCCGGCGTCCGAGACCAGCTTCACGGTCTCGTCCAGCCCCTGCTCGGCGACGTCCTGCCGCCACAGGCCGATGGCCTCGACGCCGTGCCGCACGCACCCGTCGACGGCCTCGGCCACCGACCACCGCTTGGTGGTCCACTGGTTGAGCGAGAGACGGCCCCCGGCCGGTCTCCTCCCGGCTTGTTCGCTCACAGCCCGTTCACCGCCAGCAGGGATCTCATCCGGTGGACCGCCAGCTCGGGGTCGGCCAGCAGCCCGGCCCGGTCGGCCAGGCGGAACACCTCGGCCAGGTGCGGAACAGAGCGGGCCGCCTGGGCGCCGTTGACCATGTTGAAGGCGTCCTGGTGGCCGTTGAGCCAGGCCAGGAAGACGATGCCGGTCTTGTAGTTGTAGGTCGGCGCCTCGAAGATCTTCCGGGAGAGCGGGACCGTCGGGCCCATGATCTCGTCGTACCGCTCGAGGTCGCCCTCGTCGAGCGCCTGGAGGCCCGCCGCGGCGGCGGGGGCGATCGCGTCGAAGATGCCCAGCAGCGCGTGGCTGCCGGACCTGATCAGCGAGGGGTAGTTGAAGTCGTCGCCGGTGTAGAGCCTGACGCCCTCCGGCAGGGCCGCCCGCAGCCCGATCTCGTGCTCGGCGTCCAGCAGCGAGACCTTGACCCCGTCCACCATCGGCGCGTGCTCGCGGATCAGCGCCAAAAACGACGCGGTGGCCTCGGCCACGTCATCCGAACCCCAGTAGCCCGCGAGCCGCGGGTCGAACATCTCGCCCAGCCAATGCAGGATCACCGGGCGG
It includes:
- a CDS encoding LacI family DNA-binding transcriptional regulator codes for the protein MATLEDVARHAGVSLATASRVLNGSTRQVGASLRVKVELAAAQLGYRTNLAAQTLAKGASNVIGLVVHDLTDPYFAALADGAMRVAESQELMVMVGTTHRDAEREIAYVSTLNAQRVCAVLLAGSRIADPHVTRRLREELDRYRDTGGRVACVGQDLLGVNTVAPSNHEGAAALARALAGLGHRRFAVLAGPVGLITARDRLAGFTGALDELGLPAPQIVQGSFDRDGGYAAASQVSDATCVFAVNDVMAVGALAAFRDRGIRVPDDVSVAGFDDIATLRDLVPALSTVRLPLAYMGARALELALGEPGGAQVESVAGEVVLRESTRGPAF
- a CDS encoding sugar phosphate isomerase/epimerase family protein produces the protein MSEQAGRRPAGGRLSLNQWTTKRWSVAEAVDGCVRHGVEAIGLWRQDVAEQGLDETVKLVSDAGLRVSSLCRGGFLTSGGRESLDDNRRAIDEAAELGAACLVMVVGGLPGVVPGEPLGAISRDLPGARDRVAEALAVLAPYAGERGVRLALEPLHPMYCADRAVLSTLGQALDLAEPYPSAQVGVVVDTFHVWWDPQVFQQIARAGERIASYQVCDFLSPLPPDVLLGRGVMGDGVIDFAPLTGAVAEAGYTGDIEVEIFNADVWAADPDEVLTRVRTRFGELIAG
- a CDS encoding dihydrodipicolinate synthase family protein — protein: MRIALPGGDHTLREPVTWDRPSGPARSRIAYAAAHVTADPLGDNTPGSPAVVDWEATLRFRRHLWSHGLRIADAMDTAQRNMGLDWAATRELIQRSAREAKEFGDPATLVACGAGTDHAPQARTPDEIVAAYTEQIETVRAAGAGVVVMASRQLAAIARGPEDYHRVYGRLLTQTDRPVILHWLGEMFDPRLAGYWGSDDVAEATASFLALIREHAPMVDGVKVSLLDAEHEIGLRAALPEGVRLYTGDDFNYPSLIRSGSHALLGIFDAIAPAAAAGLQALDEGDLERYDEIMGPTVPLSRKIFEAPTYNYKTGIVFLAWLNGHQDAFNMVNGAQAARSVPHLAEVFRLADRAGLLADPELAVHRMRSLLAVNGL